From one Aspergillus fumigatus Af293 chromosome 8, whole genome shotgun sequence genomic stretch:
- a CDS encoding NAD(P)-dependent alcohol dehydrogenase: MTVATPNQAVNQAFVLHPGGSFHYEQRAVPTLGSDRDVLVRVVATGLCGSDVHYWQHGRIGRYVVESPIILGHESSGIVVECGSKSGFAVGDRVALEPGVACNTCSHCRAGRYNLCREMRFAATPPYDGTLATYYLVPAECCYKLPPHISLRDGTLIEPLSVAVHSCRLAGDMQGKAVVVFGAGPVGLLCVAVARAFGASTVLAVDVVPSRLGSALKYGATHTYQMTPDSSEQNAEEILNKVELETGADVVLDATGAEPCLNCGIHILASGGTFVQVGLGKPNPSLPVCQICDKEIVFKGSFRYGPGDYQTAIELLHSRRIRLDGLVTHEFPFTQAEDAFQNVVSRAGIKSVIYGPGVDEHVAKATLT, from the exons ATGACTGTTGCGACACCGAATCAG GCGGTAAACCAGGCCTTTGTCTTGCATCCCGGAGGGTCATTTCACTATGAGCAGCGCGCTGTACCTACCCTGGGATCAGATCGAGATGTGCTTGTCCGAGTTGTAGCAACCGGCTTATGTGGTTCAGAT GTACATTACTGGCAGCACGGCCGTATAGGGCGATATGTTGTGGAAAGCCCAATCATCCTGGGTCACGAGTCATCCGGCATTGTGGTAGAATGTGGAAGCAAATCTGGCTTTGCTGTAGGCGATCGTGTCGCACTGGAGCCCGGCGTCGCGTGCAATACCTGCAGCCATTGCCGTGCGGGCAGATACAATCTCTGCCGGGAGATGCGCTTCGCCGCCACTCCTCCCTATGATGGGACACTTGCGACTTACTATCTCGTTCCAGCAGAGTGCTGCTATAAACTGCCTCCACACATCTCGCTAAGAGATGGTACCCTGATTGAGCCGCTCAGTGTGGCTGTACACAGTTGTCGGCTCGCAGGGGATATGCAGGGGAAAGCAGTGGTCGTCTTCGGAGCAGGTCCGGTCGGCTTGCTCTGTGTGGCCGTGGCGCGTGCGTTTGGAGCGTCAACTGTACTCGCTGTGGACGTTGTGCCCAGCAGACTCGGCTCTGCGCTGAAATACGGGGCCACGCATACATACCAGATGACACCCGACTCCTCGGAGCAGAATGCAGAAGAGATTTTAAATAAGGTGGAACTGGAGACAGGTGCCGATGTTGTGCTGGATGCCACCGGTGCGGAGCCTTGCCTGAACTGCGGTATCCATATCCTCGCTTCTGGTGGAACGTTCGTCCAGGTGGGCTTGGGGAAGCCAAATCCTTCGCTTCCGGTCTGTCAGATCTGCGACAAGGAGATCGTCTTCAAAGGGAGTTTTCGCTATGGCCCTGGGGATTACCAGACCGCAATCGAGCTGCTCCACTCTCGTCGGATTAGACTAGATGGCCTGGTCACCCACGAATTTCCGTTCACTCAGGCAGAAGACGCGTTTCAGAATGTCGTCAGCCGAGCAGGGATCAAGAGTGTCATCTACGGGCCTGGTGTAGACGAGCATGTAGCGAAAGCCACATTGACATAG
- a CDS encoding sugar porter family MFS transporter: MSIRRTSATAHNAAIKDRSQAVAAQVAEQQGWLEKKLKPKKVTARYPFKGAPLLYATCAFGSLGDALFGYNSGIMSGLLVNPVFVSRFFKDYGGADGTTNAVNPSITGISVACLQASAAVGALIAGRLGDIVGRKRCVRLGGFIYFFSAFIQIFAPDFATFIAGRTIQGLGVGFLSMTVPIIQTEIAAPHRRGLMVGIEYTFLIAGYMLSCWVDYGFNFLLPGHMSWQGPFIVQIILSFILLAMSFFLPETPRWLAKNGFMQESLQTVADLHSGGDTEAEHVQRVFLEIQEAVIYETNLGKSSWTEMFTRYRKRTIVGITVQMFAQLNGINIISFYLPSTLASAGFDNRKSLLYTAANALPYTAATIVTWWLADKWGRKPLLILGGLAMAVLLGIVCAFTQANLDITVKANGQYAFVMLYNIVYGFTWGPMPWLLPAEIFPLRGRSKGMALATTSNWIFNFIIGMVSPDAFAGIHGYFYVVIAGFCLFSAGLVYFYYVETANHTLEEIAVLFGDQAFADGDGAVMEVADVKNDHGKELV; encoded by the exons ATGAGTATCAGAAGGACCTCGGCAACGGCGCACAATGCGGCCATCAAAGACCGCTCGCAAGCTGTGGCAGCGCAGGTTGCAGAGCAACAAGGCTGGCTGGAGAAAAAGCTCAAGCCCAAGAAGGTCACTGCCAGATATCCGTTCAAGGGAGCGCCTTTGCTCTATGCGACATGCGCCTTTGGAAGTCTGGGGGATGCCCTGTTTGGGTACAACTCTG GTATCATGTCCGGCTTGCTGGTTAACCCCGTCTTCGTGTCGCGCTTCTTCAAAGACTATGGTGGTGCAGACGGTACCACGAATGCAGTCAACCCATCTATCACGGGCATTTCAGTCGCATGTCTGCAAGCATCCGCCGCCGTGGGTGCACTCATTGCAGGGCGTCTAGGCGACATCGTCGGACGAAAGAGGTGCGTCCGCCTCGGCGGCTTCATCTACTTCTTCAGTGCATTCATTCAAATATTCGCTCCCGACTTCGCCACGTTTATTGCCGGACGTACCATCCAGGGTCTGGGAGTCGGATTTCTGTCCATGACCGTGCCTATTATCCAGACAGAGATTGCGGCCCCACATCGGCGTGGTCTCATGGTCGGGATCGAGTATACATTCCTCATTGCAGGATACATGTTGTCATGCTGGGTGGACTACGGTTTCAATTTCCTTTTACCTGGCCACATGTCGTGGCAGGGTCCGTTCATCGTGCAGATCATCCTTTCGTTTATCTTGCTGGCCATGTCCTTTTTCTTGCCTGAGACACCTCGCTGGCTGGCAAAGAATGGTTTCATGCAAGAGAGTTTACAGACTGTTGCGGACTTGCATTCTGGAGGCGACACGGAAGCGGAGCATGTGCAAAGGGTTTTCCTCGAGATCCAAGAAGCAGTCATATATGAAACCAACCTCGGGAAGTCGAGTTGGACG GAAATGTTCACCCGTTATCGCAAACGAACGATCGTTGGCATCACGGTCCAGATGTTTGCGCAGCTGAACGGAATCAACATCATTTCCTTCTACCTTCCAAGCACCCTTGCATCAGCCGGATTCGACAATCGCAAATCGCTGCTGTACACAGCTGCGAACGCGCTTCCGTATACCGCCGCTACAATCGTAACATGGTGGTTAGCGGACAAATGGGGCCGGAAGCCTTTGCTCATTCTCGGAG GCCTCGCCATGGCAGTTCTGCTCGGTATTGTCTGCGCCTTCACCCAGGCCAACCTCGACATCACAGTCAAAGCCAACGGTCAATACGCCTTTGTCATGCTCTACAACATTGTCTACGGCTTCACCTGGGGCCCTATGCCCTGGCTTCTCCCCGCGGAGATCTTTCCCCTGCGCGGTCGCAGCAAGGGAATGGCGCTGGCGACCACGAGCAACTGGATCTTCAACTTTATCATCGGTATGGTGTCTCCTGATGCTTTTGCGGGTATTCATGGGTACTTTTACGTGGTGATTGCGGGCTTCTGCCTCTTCTCTGCCGGTCTGGTTTACTTTTACTATGTGGAGACTGCAAATCATACCCTTGAGGAAATTGCCGTCTTGTTCGGGGACCAGGCGTTTGCCGATGGGGACGGGGCAGTCATGGAGGTTGCTGATGTGAAGAACGATCATGGGAAGGAGCTTGTTTGA